TCCTACTTTGGGAGAAAGTGTCCATGAGATTTTTTATCCAGATGTGCAAACAACCGTCAATCTGTTCGCCATTCATTTACGAAGTGTTGGTACGGACTGGGATTATCCGGCGCATGAGCACCCTCAATATGAACTGAATTATGTTACCGAAGGCGAGCAACGCATGATGGTGAACGGTACCCTATATATTCAAAAGGCGGGTGAACTGCTCCTGATTCCTCCGGGAAGCATTCATTCCAGTCAGAGCCATAACTGCAAGGGATTCACGTATTTTTGTATGCACTTTGATATTGATGATCAGTTGTTCCTATCGTTGCTGGCACGCATCAAACAAGTACGATTCAGCGCGGATAGTCCGGTTACACAGCAAATTGAGCCGGTTTTACGCAAATTAATGTCATCTGCTGATGATGAAACTGCAAATACGATGGTGCAGCGTATGCAGTTGCAATCTGCAGTATTCGAACTATTTGGCCATCTGTGGGAGGCGGTCTCGCAAGAGGCAGCACAATGGGTTACCGACGGACATGAAAAGATCGAACTCGCCCACCAGATTCGCAATCGATTGCAAGGCCTGATGAGTCAGCAATTCAAACAGGGACACGAATCCAACGGTCACTATGGCATTGATGATATTGCAGCAGAGCTGGGCATCAGTTCTTCTCACTGTAATCGCGTGTTCAAGCAGGTATTCGGTCAGTCTCCCCGTGCTGTATTGTCCCAGTTGGTTTTGCATGAAGCGAAGCTTCTTCTGGGCAATCCGAAGCTGTCCGTTCAGAATATTGCCGTCATGCTTGGTTACAAGGATATTGCCCATTTCAGTCGTCAATTCAAGCGCTGGTCCGGCATGTCACCATCCCGTTACCGACAGGAAAAGCCTGCTCTGGAATAAGGTCCAGTAGCAGGCTTTTCGGCTTGATTCAACTTTTTGCATAATTTGATTCAAGATGTTCTCTGTATTTATATGAAGTGTTATTTCAACAAACGTTTAATCAGCTTCAGCTTGTTATCATACGGGGGATACAGAATCGGCAGATTCAGTTTGGTGCTTTTTTTCAGTACACTTTTGAGATGGGAGAACGTTTCGAAGCTATACTTCCCATGATACGAACCAACACCGGAA
The window above is part of the Paenibacillus sp. 1781tsa1 genome. Proteins encoded here:
- a CDS encoding AraC family transcriptional regulator; translated protein: MSSTYLPPTLGESVHEIFYPDVQTTVNLFAIHLRSVGTDWDYPAHEHPQYELNYVTEGEQRMMVNGTLYIQKAGELLLIPPGSIHSSQSHNCKGFTYFCMHFDIDDQLFLSLLARIKQVRFSADSPVTQQIEPVLRKLMSSADDETANTMVQRMQLQSAVFELFGHLWEAVSQEAAQWVTDGHEKIELAHQIRNRLQGLMSQQFKQGHESNGHYGIDDIAAELGISSSHCNRVFKQVFGQSPRAVLSQLVLHEAKLLLGNPKLSVQNIAVMLGYKDIAHFSRQFKRWSGMSPSRYRQEKPALE